Proteins from a genomic interval of Vicinamibacterales bacterium:
- the atpB gene encoding F0F1 ATP synthase subunit A: protein MEAIEHPSPLVAIINLLLATLGIHAEIPDHMVFVGLITLFILFIGLAIRSQLSVDNPGKLQIVLEDVVSFLVGVLEDNMGKKGRKYLPLLGTLFVFILIGNLMGQVPGLGSPTSNINVPFACALTLWLYYHAQGVMANGPINYIKHFAVMPGVPIALAPMIFVIEIISHLSRVLSLTLRLFGNIFGEHLVVLILASIVPFIAPLPIQFLGLIVGPLQAFIFLTLGAIYLTAATHVDDHGDDYEGEPSTHAPAHSH, encoded by the coding sequence AACATCCGTCCCCACTAGTCGCGATCATCAACCTCCTGCTCGCGACCCTCGGCATTCACGCCGAGATCCCCGACCACATGGTCTTCGTCGGGCTGATTACGCTGTTCATCCTCTTCATCGGCCTGGCCATCCGCTCGCAGCTGAGCGTCGACAACCCCGGCAAGCTCCAGATCGTCCTCGAGGACGTCGTCTCGTTCCTGGTGGGCGTGCTCGAAGACAACATGGGCAAGAAGGGCCGCAAGTACCTGCCGCTGCTCGGCACGCTCTTCGTGTTCATCCTGATCGGCAACCTGATGGGCCAGGTCCCCGGCCTCGGCTCGCCGACCAGCAACATCAACGTCCCGTTCGCGTGCGCGCTGACGCTGTGGCTCTACTATCACGCGCAGGGCGTGATGGCGAACGGCCCGATCAACTACATCAAGCACTTCGCGGTGATGCCGGGCGTGCCGATTGCGCTGGCGCCGATGATCTTCGTGATCGAAATCATCAGCCACCTGTCGCGCGTGCTGTCGCTCACGCTCCGCCTGTTCGGCAACATCTTCGGCGAGCACCTCGTCGTGCTGATTCTCGCCAGCATCGTCCCGTTCATCGCGCCGCTGCCGATTCAGTTCCTGGGATTGATCGTCGGCCCGCTCCAGGCGTTCATCTTCCTGACGCTGGGCGCCATCTACCTGACCGCCGCCACCCACGTGGACGACCACGGGGACGACTACGAGGGCGAGCCGAGCACGCACGCCCCCGCGCATTCTCACTGA
- a CDS encoding S9 family peptidase, whose amino-acid sequence MRKTLVAVALVLVSATNPFAQAKRAVTFDDVLNVKAVGGATISPDGSQVLYTVRAWVSEKDRMESRTHVWKVAANGSAPARQITFGDKGESQPQWSPNGRFISFVSARGTGEEVKAQVHAMRADGGEAWTVTDTKENVTAYSWAPDSARIAFVSTDPRSADDEAAIKKRDDERVFEGDFRYAHVWVVPVGPHFSAAAATRITEGTAFTVSGAPSWAPDGKRFVFGAAATPMLRDNRRDVYLADLATKQVEKISTNFGNDGSPRWSPDGKLITWTAEPDSHGPIPDGTAVGPVLQSKLMLYDVAAKTVKNVSSPAFDTDAGAPQWTAEGKRITFVAGKRAYTEVFAYDLTTGVYSQLSQKRTINGASYSKDGKTIAVTMDTPDSASEILVTDPSFASFRKLTTTNPQLAELAQGDTEVVTWKGDAGLEVEGVLLKPVGYSAGTKYPTLVVAHGGPAGAYVNGFRLGGLEGGQVWANKGWAVFYPNPRGSTNYGEKFLQNNVNDWGGGDYKDIMTGVDALVARGIADPDKLAHIGWSYGGYMTAWVITQTSRFKAAMVGAGLTNMWSMYGTNDIPSVLISYFGGIPNARTLPLYLERSAMTHIDRVTTPTLILHGANDERVPVGQAQELYRALKDRGKPTELVFYPREGHGFSEYYHQKDRMQRIYDWVTKYTLGASDKTTQQ is encoded by the coding sequence ATGCGTAAGACCCTGGTCGCCGTTGCGCTCGTGCTGGTTTCCGCCACGAACCCGTTTGCCCAGGCGAAGCGGGCCGTCACCTTCGACGACGTGCTCAACGTCAAGGCGGTGGGTGGGGCGACCATCTCGCCGGATGGCAGCCAGGTGCTGTACACGGTGCGCGCGTGGGTCTCCGAAAAGGACCGCATGGAGTCGCGGACGCACGTCTGGAAGGTGGCGGCCAACGGGTCGGCGCCGGCCCGGCAGATCACGTTCGGCGACAAGGGCGAGAGCCAGCCGCAGTGGTCGCCCAACGGCCGCTTCATCAGCTTCGTGTCGGCCCGCGGCACCGGTGAAGAGGTCAAGGCGCAGGTCCACGCGATGCGCGCCGACGGCGGCGAGGCGTGGACGGTGACCGATACCAAGGAGAACGTGACGGCGTATTCGTGGGCGCCCGACAGCGCGCGCATCGCCTTCGTGTCCACCGACCCGCGCAGCGCCGATGACGAGGCCGCCATCAAGAAGCGGGACGACGAGCGCGTGTTCGAGGGCGATTTCCGCTACGCGCACGTGTGGGTGGTGCCAGTAGGGCCGCACTTTAGTGCGGCCGCCGCGACGCGCATCACCGAAGGCACCGCCTTCACGGTCAGCGGGGCGCCGTCGTGGGCCCCGGATGGCAAGCGCTTCGTGTTTGGCGCCGCCGCCACGCCGATGCTGCGCGACAACCGCCGCGACGTCTATCTGGCGGACCTCGCGACGAAACAGGTCGAGAAAATCAGCACCAACTTCGGCAACGACGGCTCGCCGCGCTGGTCGCCGGACGGCAAGCTGATCACCTGGACCGCCGAGCCCGACAGCCACGGCCCGATTCCCGACGGCACGGCGGTGGGCCCGGTGCTGCAGTCGAAGCTGATGCTCTACGACGTGGCGGCGAAGACCGTGAAGAACGTGTCGTCGCCGGCCTTCGACACCGACGCCGGCGCGCCGCAGTGGACGGCGGAAGGCAAGCGCATCACCTTCGTCGCCGGCAAGCGCGCCTACACCGAGGTGTTCGCCTACGACCTGACCACCGGCGTCTACAGCCAGTTGAGCCAGAAGCGGACCATCAACGGCGCGTCGTACAGCAAAGACGGCAAGACCATCGCCGTGACCATGGACACGCCGGATTCGGCATCCGAGATCCTCGTGACCGATCCGTCGTTCGCGAGCTTCCGCAAGCTGACCACCACCAACCCGCAGCTCGCCGAGCTGGCGCAGGGCGACACCGAAGTGGTGACCTGGAAAGGCGACGCCGGCCTGGAAGTGGAGGGCGTGCTGCTGAAGCCGGTGGGCTACTCGGCCGGCACGAAGTATCCGACGCTGGTGGTGGCGCACGGTGGCCCCGCCGGGGCGTATGTAAACGGCTTCCGCCTGGGCGGCCTTGAGGGTGGGCAGGTGTGGGCCAACAAGGGCTGGGCGGTGTTCTATCCCAACCCGCGCGGCAGCACCAACTACGGCGAGAAGTTCCTGCAGAACAACGTCAACGACTGGGGCGGCGGCGACTACAAGGACATCATGACCGGCGTGGACGCGCTGGTGGCGCGCGGCATCGCCGACCCCGACAAGCTGGCGCACATCGGCTGGAGCTACGGCGGTTACATGACGGCCTGGGTGATCACGCAGACCAGCCGCTTCAAGGCGGCCATGGTCGGCGCCGGCCTCACCAACATGTGGAGCATGTACGGCACCAACGACATCCCCAGCGTGCTGATCAGCTATTTCGGGGGCATCCCCAATGCCAGGACGCTGCCGCTCTATTTGGAACGGTCGGCGATGACCCACATCGACAGGGTGACGACGCCCACCCTCATCCTGCACGGTGCGAACGACGAGCGGGTGCCGGTGGGGCAGGCGCAGGAACTCTACCGGGCCCTGAAAGATCGCGGCAAGCCCACGGAATTGGTGTTTTACCCGCGCGAAGGACACGGGTTTAGCGAGTACTATCATCAGAAGGACCGCATGCAGCGGATCTACGACTGGGTGACGAAGTACACCCTCGGCGCATCTGATAAAACGACACAACAATGA
- a CDS encoding GAF domain-containing SpoIIE family protein phosphatase — translation MTEPAPHGAASSTASDAELLAILAELGREVSSVLDLNTLLERIPQLISRLTKFTVFSVYLLDEKRQELSIAYALGYPEEIVKHFTLQMGQGIVGTAIAEQRPILLNDVDSDARYLAVVPGAKSQLAVPLRNKGKVIGALNLLSDRTGAFTERDEWILRQFGAHVAQGIATARLFESEREYAETLETLAEIGREMTSILDPDELLTRLAHLIKRVIDYRIFGILLLDEDTGVLEMKVAIKYGDDPAAMEPVKLGEGLVGYAALHKEVVLVPDVLEDPRYINAVPGVRSELVIPLMLKDRCIGVFDLESPERDAFNTKNVKLLTLLASEAAVALDNARLYESIRANEARFEKELRFAKRVQMALLPQELPKRLRGVDVSWHFDPARELGGDLCDFLSPEPNTLVVAVGDVSGKGVPAALYGAAIGEMVRGRTFRRRLEKERSTPAAVLAGMNRILHERNLEEYYCTLCYAMFEFKKQIVTFANSGLPYPVRCSDGKATQIDMPGVPLGSFGSSTYDEVQVPLAPGDVFVFCSDGISEAFDEAGMEFGGARLIEVIERTHTQPAKEIVGEIFGAVQQFCGDAEQSDDRTVVVVKINQ, via the coding sequence ATGACTGAACCCGCGCCGCATGGCGCCGCCAGCAGCACCGCCTCCGACGCCGAGCTGCTGGCCATCCTCGCCGAACTGGGACGTGAGGTCAGCTCCGTGCTCGACCTCAACACGCTCCTCGAAAGAATCCCGCAGCTCATCTCGCGGCTCACCAAGTTCACGGTCTTCTCGGTCTACCTGCTCGACGAGAAGCGGCAGGAACTGAGCATCGCCTACGCCCTCGGCTACCCCGAGGAAATCGTCAAGCACTTCACGCTGCAGATGGGCCAGGGCATCGTCGGCACGGCCATCGCCGAGCAGCGGCCCATCCTGTTGAACGATGTCGATTCCGACGCCCGCTACCTGGCAGTGGTGCCGGGCGCCAAGTCGCAGCTGGCGGTGCCGCTGCGCAACAAGGGCAAGGTGATCGGCGCCCTCAACCTGCTGAGCGACCGCACCGGCGCGTTCACCGAACGCGACGAGTGGATCCTGCGGCAGTTCGGCGCGCACGTCGCCCAGGGCATCGCCACGGCCCGGCTGTTCGAGTCGGAGCGGGAATACGCCGAGACGCTCGAGACGCTCGCGGAAATCGGCCGCGAGATGACCTCCATTCTCGACCCCGACGAGCTGTTGACGCGCCTCGCCCACCTCATCAAGCGCGTCATCGACTACCGCATCTTCGGCATCCTCCTGCTGGACGAAGACACCGGCGTGCTCGAAATGAAGGTGGCGATCAAGTACGGCGACGACCCGGCGGCGATGGAACCCGTGAAGCTCGGCGAAGGCCTGGTCGGCTACGCCGCCCTCCACAAGGAAGTGGTGCTGGTCCCCGACGTGTTGGAGGATCCGCGCTACATCAACGCGGTGCCCGGCGTGCGATCCGAGCTCGTGATCCCGCTGATGCTGAAGGACCGCTGCATCGGCGTGTTCGACCTTGAAAGCCCGGAGCGCGACGCCTTCAACACCAAGAACGTCAAGCTGCTCACGCTGCTGGCCTCGGAAGCCGCGGTGGCGCTCGACAACGCGCGCCTCTACGAGTCGATTCGCGCCAACGAGGCGCGCTTCGAGAAGGAGCTGCGGTTCGCCAAGCGCGTCCAGATGGCGCTGCTGCCGCAGGAGCTGCCCAAGCGCCTGCGGGGCGTGGACGTGTCGTGGCACTTCGATCCGGCCCGCGAGCTGGGCGGCGACCTCTGTGACTTCCTGTCGCCCGAGCCCAACACGCTGGTGGTGGCGGTCGGCGACGTCTCAGGCAAGGGCGTGCCGGCGGCCCTCTATGGCGCGGCGATCGGCGAGATGGTCCGTGGCCGCACGTTCCGCCGCCGGCTGGAGAAGGAACGCAGCACGCCGGCCGCGGTGCTGGCCGGCATGAACCGCATCCTCCACGAACGCAACCTGGAGGAGTACTACTGCACGCTGTGCTACGCGATGTTCGAGTTCAAGAAGCAGATCGTCACGTTCGCCAACTCTGGCCTGCCCTACCCGGTGCGGTGCAGCGACGGCAAGGCGACGCAGATCGACATGCCCGGCGTGCCGCTCGGCTCATTCGGCAGCTCCACCTACGACGAGGTGCAGGTGCCGCTCGCGCCCGGGGACGTGTTCGTGTTCTGTTCCGACGGCATCTCGGAGGCGTTCGACGAGGCCGGCATGGAATTCGGGGGCGCCCGCCTGATCGAGGTGATCGAACGCACGCACACGCAGCCGGCGAAGGAAATTGTCGGGGAGATCTTTGGCGCCGTTCAGCAGTTCTGCGGCGACGCCGAGCAGTCAGACGACCGGACGGTCGTGGTGGTGAAGATTAATCAGTGA